Proteins from a single region of Antechinus flavipes isolate AdamAnt ecotype Samford, QLD, Australia chromosome 2, AdamAnt_v2, whole genome shotgun sequence:
- the RAB14 gene encoding ras-related protein Rab-14, protein MATAPYNYSYIFKYIIIGDMGVGKSCLLHQFTEKKFMADCPHTIGVEFGTRIIEVSGQKIKLQIWDTAGQERFRAVTRSYYRGAAGALMVYDITRRSTYNHLSSWLTDARNLTNPNTVIILIGNKADLEAQRDVTYEEAKQFAEENGLLFLEASAKTGENVEDAFLEAAKKIYQNIQDGSLDLNAAESGVQHKPSAPQGGRLTSEPQPQREGCGC, encoded by the exons ATGGCAACTGCACCTTACAACTACTCCTACATCTTTAAGTACATTATTATTG GGGACATGGGAGTAGGGaaatcctgtttgcttcatcaatttacagaaaaaaaat TTATGGCTGATTGTCCTCACACAATTGGTGTTGAATTTGGTACAAGAATAATTGAAGTTAGTGGCCAAAAAATTAAACTGCAGATTTGGGATACAGCAGGACAGGAACGATTTAGGGCTGTTACACGAAGCTACTATAGAGGAGCAGCGGGAGCACTTATGGTCTATGATATTACTAG AAGAAGCACATATAACCATTTAAGCAGCTGGTTGACAGATGCAAGGAATCTCACCAATCCAAATACT GTAATAATTCTCATAGGAAATAAAGCAGATTTGGAAGCACAGAGAGATGTTACATATGAAGAAGCCAAACAATTTGCAGAGGAAAATG gCTTATTGTTCCTTGAAGCAAGTGCAAAAAC GGGAGAGAACGTAGAGGATGCATTCCTGGAGGCTGCCAAGAAAATCTATCAGAATATTCAAGATGGAAGCCTGGATCTGAATGCTGCAGAGTCTGGGGTACAACACAAACCTTCAGCTCCGCAGGGTGGACGGCTAACCAGTGAACCCCAACCTCAGAGAGAAGGCTGTGGCTGCTAG